A genomic segment from Oncorhynchus keta strain PuntledgeMale-10-30-2019 chromosome 9, Oket_V2, whole genome shotgun sequence encodes:
- the itga1 gene encoding integrin alpha-1 isoform X1 — translation MLGRMQYIKLTTALALLPCVFSFNVDDKNGLNFHGSLEDMFGYSVQQFENSEGKWVLIGSPLAGQPAKRTGDVYKCPVDRGPNPKCIKLELPENTTIPNLHEVKDNMTMGTTLVTNPQGGFLACGPQYGYMCGQQTYISGVCTNVSSTFQVLNSIAPAVQECAKELDIVMVLDGSNSIWPWNSIIEFLVKFLKNIEIGPKLSQVGIVSYGEQVIHNVNLSQFNNTLSLLGKVMNLEQQQGVRTMTFLGIDTARKEAFTVERGARPGVKKVMIIVTDGESHDSHNLKNVTADCEKDDIERFGIAVLGDYNRNNRSITEVKKFIEEIKNISSDPVGDHFFNVSDEFALLTIVDALGSRIFALEATSGNYTSSFEMEMSQAGFSAHTSKEGVMLGAVGAYEWNGTVVMHTDQGTMVPLNADFHDPLDERKESLAGYVGYDVQSASTPNGVLYITGAPRHNHTGRVIVYKLDGQHITVTQVLKGEQIGSYFGSVLQTVDVDQDSYTDILLVGAPMYMGPEREEQGQVYVFKLNEKGMFEHQATLKPDNQTCCTSAHSHGCTNVRKNDPCGARFGTAIAEVSDLDLDGNRDVAIGAPFENDHRGAVYIYHGAKKTIKEKYVQRIPGPGDGVKTKFFGQSIHGVMDLNGDGIIDVTIGGLGGASLFWSKDVAELYANMTFDPSKINLQQPSKGCMLGGRETACVKTRVCFSYSVKSEKDDTNSGTAIKYSLTLDSLRAKSRAAFVNIDEKSERKAQATAKIIDNLCVEHLFAMKAKLDFRDPIMVSLEFGLAEDTGPVLDGDLPTSLNKTIPLVDCGTDDKCIADLSLKAVPSIQSLVIKANKEKFHVLITTRNSKDNAYNTKVMLSFTENINYVKVEPKEKDCSLNNTKVECAVGYPFLKSNVEEVFKILFEVNPAHIWKEIQINVTATSDSDEVNSTLFDNSVKISIPVKYEAGLRFTAERHMKEDHIIVKEGEQHPRVFNGTSVIGEEVKISYTINRDVDMATPPLKLRVKYPYLSPRENILLYLTHVTSSQDVRCHAGHLINPLKINHNNVHTLNLKKETLSDFLVGCKDHPCESFDCSIPHVNNSQVNVTFRVWKPTFIKAEFTSLHMIVHATLENQNTDLFMLSTANNARDVKIQVSKEALGGIPLWIIIVSILIGLLILALVIFALWKAGFFKRKSMEDMEKEDMKN, via the exons GGTACTTATCGGTTCTCCATTGGCCGGCCAGCCAGCCAAACGGACTGGAGATGTCTACAAATGCCCTGTGGATCGAGGACCAAACCCTAAATGTATCAAACTGGAGCTGCCTG AAAACACAACAATTCCTAACTTACACGAAGTCAAGGATAACATGACCATGGGAACGACGCTGGTTACCAACCCTCAAGGAGGCTTTCTG GCTTGTGGTCCCCAGTACGGCTACATGTGTGGTCAGCAGACGTACATCTCTGGGGTATGTACCAACGTCAGCTCAACCTTCCAGGTACTCAACTCCATCGCCCCGGCCGTGCAAG AGTGTGCCAAGGAGCTTGACATTGTCATGGTGCTTGACGGCTCCAATAGTATATGGCCATGGAACAGCATCATTGAGTTCCTGGTCAAGTTTCTGAAAAATATCGAAATTGGACCGAAACTGTCCCAG GTGGGCATTGTGTCGTATGGAGAGCAAGTCATTCACAATGTGAACCTCAGCCAGTTTAATAACACTCTATCCCTGCTGGGAAAAGTGATGAATCTTGAACAGCAACAGGGTGTCAGGACCATGACCTTCCTGGGTATCGACACGGCAAG GAAAGAGGCCTTCACAGTGGAGCGAGGGGCGCGGCCCGGGGTCAAGAAGGTCATGATAATCGTGACGGACGGAGAGTCACATGACTCTCATAACCTCAAAAATGTCACCGCAGACTGCGAGAAAGACGACATTGAGAGGTTCGGTATTGCA GTGCTTGGTGATTACAACAGGAACAACAGAAGCATCACTGAAGTGAAAAAGTTCATTGAGGAGATCAAGAACATCTCCAGCGATCCTGTGGGAGATCACTTCTTCAATGTGTCCGACGAGTTTGCCTTGCTCACCATCGTAGACGCTCTGGGAAGCAGGATCTTTGCCTTGGAAG CAACGTCAGGTAACTACACCTCGTCGTTTGAGATGGAGATGTCCCAGGCAGGATTTAGTGCCCACACCTCTAAG gAGGGTGTGATGCTGGGAGCAGTGGGAGCGTATGAGTGGAACGGGACAGTAGTGATGCACACAGACCAGGGTACCATGGTTCCCCTAAACGCAGACTTCCATGACCCCCTGGACGAGAGGAAGGAGAGCCTGGCGGGGTATGTGG GTTATGATGTGCAGTCGGCATCAACCCCTAATGGTGTATTATATATCACGGGGGCACCGCGGCACAACCACACAGGCAGAGTCATCGTGTACAAACTGGATGGGCAACACATCACAGTCACACAAGTGCTGAAAGGAGAGCAG ATTGGCTCCTACTTTGGCAGCGTTCTCCAGACGGTGGATGTTGACCAGGACTCATACACAGACATCCTGCTGGTGGGAGCTCCTATGTACATGGGcccagagagggaggaacagggaCAGGTGTACGTCTTCAAACTCAATGAG AAGGGCATGTTTGAGCACCAGGCCACGCTGAAGCCGGACAACCAGACGTGTTGTACCTCGGCCCACTCCCATGGCTGCACCAACGTTCGCAAGAATGACCCGTGTGGCGCCCGTTTCGGCACCGCCATCGCCGAGGTCAGCGACCTGGACCTGGACGGAAACCGGGACGTGGCCATCGGGGCACCGTTCGAGAATGACCACAGAGGAGCCGTCTACATCTACCACGGAGCCAAGAAGACGATCAAGGAGAAATACGTCCAG CGTATCCCAGGTCCTGGAGACGGGGTGAAGACTAAGTTCTTTGGCCAGTCAATCCATGGAGTCATGGACCTGAACGGAGATGGAATCATAGACGTTACCATCGGAGGTCTGGGAGGCGCTTCTCTGTTTTG GTCCAAGGATGTTGCTGAGCTTTATGCCAACATGACCTTTGACCCGAGCAAGATCAACCTACAGCAGCCCTCTAAAGGCTGCATGTTGGGCGGGAGGGAAACTGCGTGTGTGAAGACCAGGGTCTGCTTTAGCTACAGCGTCAAGTCTGAGAAGGACGACACTAACTCGGGCACAG CCATTAAGTACAGCCTGACGCTGGACTCTCTGAGGGCGAAGTCGAGGGCTGCGTTTGTCAACATAGACGAGAAAAGTGAGAGGAAGGCCCAGGCCACCGCCAAGATCATAGACAATCTGTGTGTGGAGCATTTATTTGCCATGAAG GCTAAATTGGACTTCAGAGACCCAATAATGGTCTCCTTAGAGTTTGGCCTGGCTGAGGACACGGGTCCCGTCCTGGATGGAGATCTACCAACGTCACTTAACAAAACG ATTCCTTTGGTGGACTGTGGGACCGATGACAAGTGCATAGCTGACCTATCGCTGAAGGCTGTGCCAAGTATACAAAG TCTTGTGATCAAAGCGAACAAGGAGAAGTTCCACGTTCTGATCACCACTAGAAACAGCAAAGACAATGCGTACAACACCAAAGTTATGCTGAGCTTTACTGAAAACATAAACTACGTCAAGGTCGAG CCCAAAGAAAAAGACTGTAGTCTAAATAATACCAAAGTTGAGTGTGCTGTGGGATATCCATTCCTCAAAAGCAATGTAGAG GAGGTCTTTAAGATCCTGTTTGAAGTCAACCCTGCACATATCTGGAAGGAAATTCAGATCAACGTAACTGCGACCAG TGACAGCGACGAAGTGAACAGCACCCTTTTTGATAACTCTGTGAAAATCTCCATCCCTGTGAAGTACGAGGCCGGACTTAGATTCACCGC TGAGAGGCACATGAAGGAGGACCACATCAtagtgaaagagggagagcagCACCCCAGGGTCTTCAACGGCACCAGTGTGATAGGAGAAGAGGTCAAGATCAGCTACACG ATTAATAGGGATGTGGATATGGCGACTCCTCCTCTGAAGCTAAGGGTGAAGTACCCGTACCTCTCACCCAGAGAGAACATCCTGCTTTACCTGACTCACGTCACCTCCTCACAG GATGTGAGATGCCATGCCGGCCATCTGATTAACCCTTTAAAGATAAACCACAACAATGTCCACACTCTCAACCTTAAAAAAGAGACCCTCAGTGACTTCCTGGTG GGCTGTAAGGACCACCCATGTGAGTCATTTGACTGCTCCATCCCTCACGTCAACAACAGCCAGGTCAATGTTACCTTCAGGGTGTGGAAGCCCACCTTTATCAAA GCAGAGTTCACCAGCCTTCATATGATAGTTCATGCCACCCTGGAGAACCAGAACACGGATCTCTTCATGTTGAGCACCGCGAATAACGCCAGAGAT GTGAAGATCCAGGTGTCTAAAGAGGCTTTGGGAGGTATACCGCTGTGGATCATTATAGTCAGTATCCTAATAGGACTTCTCATTCTGGCACTGGTCATATTCGCCCTATGGAAG GCTGGATTTTTCAAAAGAAAATCCATGGAGGACATGGAGAAGGAGGACATGAAGAATTAA
- the itga1 gene encoding integrin alpha-1 isoform X2, producing the protein MLGRMQYIKLTTALALLPCVFSFNVDDKNGLNFHGSLEDMFGYSVQQFENSEGKWVLIGSPLAGQPAKRTGDVYKCPVDRGPNPKCIKLELPENTTIPNLHEVKDNMTMGTTLVTNPQGGFLACGPQYGYMCGQQTYISGVCTNVSSTFQVLNSIAPAVQECAKELDIVMVLDGSNSIWPWNSIIEFLVKFLKNIEIGPKLSQVGIVSYGEQVIHNVNLSQFNNTLSLLGKVMNLEQQQGVRTMTFLGIDTARKEAFTVERGARPGVKKVMIIVTDGESHDSHNLKNVTADCEKDDIERFGIAVLGDYNRNNRSITEVKKFIEEIKNISSDPVGDHFFNVSDEFALLTIVDALGSRIFALEATSGNYTSSFEMEMSQAGFSAHTSKEGVMLGAVGAYEWNGTVVMHTDQGTMVPLNADFHDPLDERKESLAGYVGYDVQSASTPNGVLYITGAPRHNHTGRVIVYKLDGQHITVTQVLKGEQIGSYFGSVLQTVDVDQDSYTDILLVGAPMYMGPEREEQGQVYVFKLNEGMFEHQATLKPDNQTCCTSAHSHGCTNVRKNDPCGARFGTAIAEVSDLDLDGNRDVAIGAPFENDHRGAVYIYHGAKKTIKEKYVQRIPGPGDGVKTKFFGQSIHGVMDLNGDGIIDVTIGGLGGASLFWSKDVAELYANMTFDPSKINLQQPSKGCMLGGRETACVKTRVCFSYSVKSEKDDTNSGTAIKYSLTLDSLRAKSRAAFVNIDEKSERKAQATAKIIDNLCVEHLFAMKAKLDFRDPIMVSLEFGLAEDTGPVLDGDLPTSLNKTIPLVDCGTDDKCIADLSLKAVPSIQSLVIKANKEKFHVLITTRNSKDNAYNTKVMLSFTENINYVKVEPKEKDCSLNNTKVECAVGYPFLKSNVEEVFKILFEVNPAHIWKEIQINVTATSDSDEVNSTLFDNSVKISIPVKYEAGLRFTAERHMKEDHIIVKEGEQHPRVFNGTSVIGEEVKISYTINRDVDMATPPLKLRVKYPYLSPRENILLYLTHVTSSQDVRCHAGHLINPLKINHNNVHTLNLKKETLSDFLVGCKDHPCESFDCSIPHVNNSQVNVTFRVWKPTFIKAEFTSLHMIVHATLENQNTDLFMLSTANNARDVKIQVSKEALGGIPLWIIIVSILIGLLILALVIFALWKAGFFKRKSMEDMEKEDMKN; encoded by the exons GGTACTTATCGGTTCTCCATTGGCCGGCCAGCCAGCCAAACGGACTGGAGATGTCTACAAATGCCCTGTGGATCGAGGACCAAACCCTAAATGTATCAAACTGGAGCTGCCTG AAAACACAACAATTCCTAACTTACACGAAGTCAAGGATAACATGACCATGGGAACGACGCTGGTTACCAACCCTCAAGGAGGCTTTCTG GCTTGTGGTCCCCAGTACGGCTACATGTGTGGTCAGCAGACGTACATCTCTGGGGTATGTACCAACGTCAGCTCAACCTTCCAGGTACTCAACTCCATCGCCCCGGCCGTGCAAG AGTGTGCCAAGGAGCTTGACATTGTCATGGTGCTTGACGGCTCCAATAGTATATGGCCATGGAACAGCATCATTGAGTTCCTGGTCAAGTTTCTGAAAAATATCGAAATTGGACCGAAACTGTCCCAG GTGGGCATTGTGTCGTATGGAGAGCAAGTCATTCACAATGTGAACCTCAGCCAGTTTAATAACACTCTATCCCTGCTGGGAAAAGTGATGAATCTTGAACAGCAACAGGGTGTCAGGACCATGACCTTCCTGGGTATCGACACGGCAAG GAAAGAGGCCTTCACAGTGGAGCGAGGGGCGCGGCCCGGGGTCAAGAAGGTCATGATAATCGTGACGGACGGAGAGTCACATGACTCTCATAACCTCAAAAATGTCACCGCAGACTGCGAGAAAGACGACATTGAGAGGTTCGGTATTGCA GTGCTTGGTGATTACAACAGGAACAACAGAAGCATCACTGAAGTGAAAAAGTTCATTGAGGAGATCAAGAACATCTCCAGCGATCCTGTGGGAGATCACTTCTTCAATGTGTCCGACGAGTTTGCCTTGCTCACCATCGTAGACGCTCTGGGAAGCAGGATCTTTGCCTTGGAAG CAACGTCAGGTAACTACACCTCGTCGTTTGAGATGGAGATGTCCCAGGCAGGATTTAGTGCCCACACCTCTAAG gAGGGTGTGATGCTGGGAGCAGTGGGAGCGTATGAGTGGAACGGGACAGTAGTGATGCACACAGACCAGGGTACCATGGTTCCCCTAAACGCAGACTTCCATGACCCCCTGGACGAGAGGAAGGAGAGCCTGGCGGGGTATGTGG GTTATGATGTGCAGTCGGCATCAACCCCTAATGGTGTATTATATATCACGGGGGCACCGCGGCACAACCACACAGGCAGAGTCATCGTGTACAAACTGGATGGGCAACACATCACAGTCACACAAGTGCTGAAAGGAGAGCAG ATTGGCTCCTACTTTGGCAGCGTTCTCCAGACGGTGGATGTTGACCAGGACTCATACACAGACATCCTGCTGGTGGGAGCTCCTATGTACATGGGcccagagagggaggaacagggaCAGGTGTACGTCTTCAAACTCAATGAG GGCATGTTTGAGCACCAGGCCACGCTGAAGCCGGACAACCAGACGTGTTGTACCTCGGCCCACTCCCATGGCTGCACCAACGTTCGCAAGAATGACCCGTGTGGCGCCCGTTTCGGCACCGCCATCGCCGAGGTCAGCGACCTGGACCTGGACGGAAACCGGGACGTGGCCATCGGGGCACCGTTCGAGAATGACCACAGAGGAGCCGTCTACATCTACCACGGAGCCAAGAAGACGATCAAGGAGAAATACGTCCAG CGTATCCCAGGTCCTGGAGACGGGGTGAAGACTAAGTTCTTTGGCCAGTCAATCCATGGAGTCATGGACCTGAACGGAGATGGAATCATAGACGTTACCATCGGAGGTCTGGGAGGCGCTTCTCTGTTTTG GTCCAAGGATGTTGCTGAGCTTTATGCCAACATGACCTTTGACCCGAGCAAGATCAACCTACAGCAGCCCTCTAAAGGCTGCATGTTGGGCGGGAGGGAAACTGCGTGTGTGAAGACCAGGGTCTGCTTTAGCTACAGCGTCAAGTCTGAGAAGGACGACACTAACTCGGGCACAG CCATTAAGTACAGCCTGACGCTGGACTCTCTGAGGGCGAAGTCGAGGGCTGCGTTTGTCAACATAGACGAGAAAAGTGAGAGGAAGGCCCAGGCCACCGCCAAGATCATAGACAATCTGTGTGTGGAGCATTTATTTGCCATGAAG GCTAAATTGGACTTCAGAGACCCAATAATGGTCTCCTTAGAGTTTGGCCTGGCTGAGGACACGGGTCCCGTCCTGGATGGAGATCTACCAACGTCACTTAACAAAACG ATTCCTTTGGTGGACTGTGGGACCGATGACAAGTGCATAGCTGACCTATCGCTGAAGGCTGTGCCAAGTATACAAAG TCTTGTGATCAAAGCGAACAAGGAGAAGTTCCACGTTCTGATCACCACTAGAAACAGCAAAGACAATGCGTACAACACCAAAGTTATGCTGAGCTTTACTGAAAACATAAACTACGTCAAGGTCGAG CCCAAAGAAAAAGACTGTAGTCTAAATAATACCAAAGTTGAGTGTGCTGTGGGATATCCATTCCTCAAAAGCAATGTAGAG GAGGTCTTTAAGATCCTGTTTGAAGTCAACCCTGCACATATCTGGAAGGAAATTCAGATCAACGTAACTGCGACCAG TGACAGCGACGAAGTGAACAGCACCCTTTTTGATAACTCTGTGAAAATCTCCATCCCTGTGAAGTACGAGGCCGGACTTAGATTCACCGC TGAGAGGCACATGAAGGAGGACCACATCAtagtgaaagagggagagcagCACCCCAGGGTCTTCAACGGCACCAGTGTGATAGGAGAAGAGGTCAAGATCAGCTACACG ATTAATAGGGATGTGGATATGGCGACTCCTCCTCTGAAGCTAAGGGTGAAGTACCCGTACCTCTCACCCAGAGAGAACATCCTGCTTTACCTGACTCACGTCACCTCCTCACAG GATGTGAGATGCCATGCCGGCCATCTGATTAACCCTTTAAAGATAAACCACAACAATGTCCACACTCTCAACCTTAAAAAAGAGACCCTCAGTGACTTCCTGGTG GGCTGTAAGGACCACCCATGTGAGTCATTTGACTGCTCCATCCCTCACGTCAACAACAGCCAGGTCAATGTTACCTTCAGGGTGTGGAAGCCCACCTTTATCAAA GCAGAGTTCACCAGCCTTCATATGATAGTTCATGCCACCCTGGAGAACCAGAACACGGATCTCTTCATGTTGAGCACCGCGAATAACGCCAGAGAT GTGAAGATCCAGGTGTCTAAAGAGGCTTTGGGAGGTATACCGCTGTGGATCATTATAGTCAGTATCCTAATAGGACTTCTCATTCTGGCACTGGTCATATTCGCCCTATGGAAG GCTGGATTTTTCAAAAGAAAATCCATGGAGGACATGGAGAAGGAGGACATGAAGAATTAA